The DNA sequence ccctGCAAAAAAAAGGTCTTTTTTGACATATGCTAGAAGTTGATagaaaaaatcggtctatcgatTGACCCTGccggccagccccaaaacttcccggtGTTTTCGAGAtccttgagcttgaaaaaattatcgtgaATACTAGAGcgggccaaaaaaatcgactattttttttcattttttactttgaaaaatAGGTTCGTAGacagcttaaaaaaattctctccaAGTATGagcttttcattttaatagGAAAGTCCTGCGCCTcacagttttttattttttctttattattagaaggaaaaattaatatctcgGTATGTactatttggaaaaaatatttcgtcttatatatttataggaagttgaattctctacaagaaaggcttcttacaattttttcataaacctcatcattcaaaagttattaaaagttgaagtttgattattttcaagcagttttctttttccttatgaattttataacttgtcAAAGAAAAATACTATTATGATACGCACACTTCATGGCTTTATAGTAAAATCACTACTTTACAAAAATGGTCTCTTATAATTAATCGATTCAATTAGCCGTATAAagatttttatcgtcaaatttTAATGCACACTAATTTTAACagtttttgattaataattcgaacaatttcaatttaatttatgagtttCGGGGGAATTCATGCAAACTTAAGTTTCTATCGTGAAAGTAACTAGTATAGAAGTTCTCTGTtcggaaatttatttgtaatttattattcttataatattttcataaattttatcattatgaACCCTCCGTCCGTCGCGTGGTCTCGCCACCCTTCATTCATCGCGCCGCAGCGTTCTGCCgcaatgtatttaatattgcGATGTTGCCAAGTATCATAATTATgatctttttaaattcaaaccactCAAACTTATACGACTAGAcaactgttattatttttagaatttttttattaaaataaaaattttgtatcaaataaaaaatttaaaagaaagagACGAATTAAATGAGTTGGAAATGAGTCATTAGTGGTAACTGGCAACAGCGCAGAAAATCCGAACAAATTCGACGTCTGAGTTTACTCGCGTCAGCGACACATCGCCGCGTTTCTCAGGTTTtctaaccaaaaaaattattttttaaatatttaaaatatcggaaaaataattatcattgattcaTTCGATACTAAAAAGTATAGTAGAAGAtctcttaaaatttcaaaagactaggaaagttattttttttaaaataatcttttaataaaaattgcggcGCTGCACTCGTAGCGCGACGCACAAAAGGTTAATTAGAAATCCCGATTatgttgttaattatttttatggcgTTTGTTCagagtatattttaaaacttttttccaCAAAATATACATAAGATTTTTTGTTCGAGgggatttttgttttgaatccCATCACTTCTTTTGTTTGTCTTGTGAAACTAACGCCGCCTATGTTTTCTATTCTCAACTTATCTTTAGTATCTAACCGTTTTATACTGCATTTTCAGTGTTTCTGTCATCATCTTGCAtacctgataaaaaaaatttattatttacatggTGATCATAAgacttatttgtaataaattatttcaacagGTATGCAAGATGATGACATTTAGAAACAGcttcttttatatatgtttctacGCACCATAAACTTCCAGTTTTCCAATTGAttcaaaattgtaattttggtagaccaaaaatcatcaaattttcgcacaaaatttgaaattgttttttaaaactccgttattttgttaagttttaagtttatttttggccCAAGGGTCATGGTAGaggaaattattttctagtttaataaacttttgatttttttgatttcatgcAATATGAAGGTCGTTATCACTGCAGCAATGGAGGGACTTTTTTTTGGAGCCTTGGAAGATTGCGAATAACTggctgaatttaaaattattcggtccaaaaattttataatgtattCATTACATACCCACAATTATAtccttaaaacattaaaacattCTATTCAATAgctttcttgaaaaaaattactaaaaatttttttttttttaggcggTTACACTAGGGACCACCATAagattgttaataataatattactttataagacattgaaaaaactttaacCTGGAGGTATTTTGCAAACAGTCGCTGGATGCCATCCATAGCGCTGATTGCAGTTTGGACTTTGGACGAAAATGCTTGAATCAGATTGACACTCAGCGAACACTTCGCCCCCAATATAATATAGTCTAACTCCTTTGCCAATATGTCGTCTAGTTTGCTCTACCACTGTATTTCGATTAACATTAGACAATAAACCAAGACAAAATCGTTCTGAATTACTTGGATCCGTGAAACCATCCACCGTTATACTTGGTTGTGAAGCATGAAATGTCTCACCTACTCTTGTATTTAATTCGTAGTAGCTTATTGAACACCTAAATGCAGTagatttactaaatatattttcttttcttttgacAATAATGTAAACAAGTACATGTTTCAACAACTAACCAAAATGCCGGTTCACAGTACATAACTGGCTGAGCATCCACAGGACTAGGTGATAAACGAGAAAGAGACATATTGTCATTGTGATCGATATTGTCGCCATCTTCGCTAATATATCCAGGTGGAGGAGTATCCGCTGGTGGATCCATCGATCCTGTCGCAGGATGAGGCGAACCTTGGATACTTCCTATACTTCCCACACTCGCTGGACTTGTTGCTTGCATGCtctattttaatagaaaatattatgaattaacattgattaatatttatcaacgaATCGACTTAACGAACCTGCATCCCTTGATAAAGACTATTTGGTTGTTGCTGTTGTGATGGATGAGAAATTCCTTGCTGATTATTGTATCGATGATTTAATGTAGCGTGAAAGCTTGTATTTTCAGGAACACTAACGCTAAGTTCTTCAAAAGACGTGTTGTATAGTACTGATTCGTCACCTGACAGGTTATGTCGAGGTACCAAGATTGCTGgcaaaactataaaaaatagaacttaatattttgaattccAAAATTgctgattttttaaagaaaaaaattaaattcattagtaACTTTCTACCCTCTACAAACAATAAACTCACCCGGTGTTTGTATCCTTTGATAATGATAAGGATTTACACACACTTCATCCCTTTTTTGAGTAAAGGAGTATTCACAAAGATCGATGGCCTTAAGCTCGTGATGAGACTGAAGATCTGGCCACCGCCAAAGACGACAGTAGATGACATGCGGTAAACCTTTACCTCGTACACCCTGAACTCCGTTATCACCAACGCCTCCAGGACTagatctaaaataaaaattgttttaaaaataaaattgagtgCTGTCAAAATTGCTGGAATTATGATCTATGGAGAATCTTAGaaattgatgataatattaattagctCTCACATGAAATTAGGATcgagtaatattaattaatctttaCGTATCCTCGAAGAGTATCGTTTTGAGGGTAAAATTGGAGATCTGGTATTACTTTGAAGGATACAGGTAGTCAGAATTCACAAAAAAacgaaaatgtttttttaaatttttttacggtatactatttcaaaaatattctgtGAAAATTTCAGGTTTACCTGAAAAATAGTTTCAAAGATTTCCTACAATAGGGTGTTCTTACTGTTCGTAAGTAGCAGATCAGATGTAGCGGACGGCAGCTGCTACAGACCAGAAATAATTTCAAGAAGAATGATATACATTCTAATCGATTCTATaagctattattttaaaggcATCAAcggtacaaaattttttgtattggTCTATTTTCAAGCTTCAAGCCTACTGAGGAACTGAAAATCCAATTATGTGATGAACTGGCTGAGATTTCACCTGCGTTGACCGTTACCGgagttttttagtttataattctcacatttaaaaaatttcatctgcAGTCGATggtttattgaaaatactaatattatcaatacTTTGATTATTAGCTCATAAATATGCAAATGCATCCTGTAATTACTGCGGCACTTATTATTCAGAAAATGAACCCCgcataaaaaagttttctcgtgaaaatataattccaatTGACTACCACTAAGCTCTGGTAACGTGTGCCAATGGAGGGGATAAAGTGAGAGAGACAAGAGTGAGATAGGCGGTGAAATATGACACGCTTTGTGCAGATGTGACGCAAGATATGCCCAAGTACCTGCAGATACCTTCTGGTGCAAGATATGCTTAAGTTAATTGCATCAATACATCTTGAGCAAGATATGTTCAAGATTCTTATACAATTCTTGAAGTATTACATTAcacattgttttttaaaaagtcttgCATTCGATCCAATAGACtgtagaaattttgaaaaatacgaaaaaaaaaaaaattatttttatgctccaaccaagaaaaaaaatgcttaaacTAAGGGAAAAATAACTTGGGAGTAAAGATatctgtgtatatatgtaggaGAGGGGTATATGTGTACATATGTAGGAGAGTGAAGTCACCGGTGCTATAAGCAGCAGCGGAAGTAGTTCGATGCTCGCCACGAGATCGCGCCCACCAGTTGTAGTGTCTTTGGTAAGAACCTTATTTCAGAACTGTTATATTCGAATGCTGGAAACAATTTCGGCACGAGTACACCTGTTATTTGACAGAGTGATAAGTACCTTTTTTGATAGTAACATGGTACATCCTATTTTACATCGTGgcattagtatttattatcgATGCTTccatgaataattattcttagGAATTGAACTTGGActcccgggaaaaaaagattttgcctaattaaatataattatgtatgattatatataaccatatctacctccatatataattatgcatgaCGTTATATGTGATTTGATCTGATCATGTCTGACCAATACATCATGTCTCGAACTATGTATCGAgctatatataagtctatatataattagatctgatcagacctgaattATATCTGcctatgtatgatcatatataggcttatatataattatacatgagTTAATACATGactagatctgatcagatctgactGATATAAAcccatatataatcaatataGGTCTATACATAATTAGGTCTGATCATACATGACTGATACAAacacatatataattagatataagcctatatataattagatctgatcaggcATGGctaatataaattcatgtatAGTCGTGCATAAGTTTATGTATGATTTGATCTGATCAGAATTCATTGATATGAAACCTATGAATAGTTCATTATGTATATAGGtcctatatatattagggtgattcaaaaaaatttaatatttttttttccaacttccGACATTGAAAAGTTGGTTCTCAGGCACCTCTAGAAAATGCTCActaaatttgagctcttaacattgtaacgaatgtgaaactatgttattaatttaagataccaGTCACTACAATTTCTTACACGTTGCAATGTTATATTAGGGGCTACGTAATGCCCCAGCTACTTTCATcgaattaatgaatattgttTTAGAAGGATTAATAGGAAAAATTTGTGAAGTTTATATTGATGACATCATCGTTCGTAGCAAAACTTTCTCAGAGCACCTCGAACATTTAGAAACTATATTTGACAGAATTCTTCAAGCAGGCCTAAagatcaatacaaaaaaatgtgtatTCTTCCAACACAAAGTTCCATTTTTAGGTCACGTAATTTCCGTAGATAAAATCGAATGCGATCCAAAGAAAGTTGAGTCAATTACCAATTGGCCtattccaaaaaataaaaccgatCTTCGAGGTTTCTTAGGACTCTGCTCGTACTACAggagatttataaaaaatttttccctaaTCGCTAAGGATCTTCATAAATTAACTGAGGAAAAAGTACAATTTATTTGGGATGGTAAAGCTCATCAAGCCTTTGAAAACTTAAAGAAAGCTTTAAGTACTGCCCCTGTCCTAACACCTCCAAATCCGAATCTTCCTTTCATTCTGGATACTGATGCTTCCTACTTCCAATTAGGTGCAGTTTTGTCTCAAGTTCATCAAATTAAGACTCCTGATGGTAAGGAGCAACAGATTGAAAAAGTAATAgcttattataacaaaatattgaataaggCGGAAAGAAATTATTGTGTTACTAGGAAAGAATTATTAGCTGTTGTTAAATCAATTGAacatttttgtcattatttaataGGGGGAATATTCATCATTAGAACAGATCATGCTGCATTAAAATGGTTGTTATCTTCTAAAAATCCTGAAGGTAAAATGGCTCGTTGGTTAGAGGTTCTATTTCAATATGATTTTGAGATTGTTCATCGCCCCGGTAAAAACCATCAAAATGCTGATGCATTATCTTGCCGTCCTTgtgattgtaaaaaatgtcaaaaattaaattcaaaaatttcagaagATTGTCTTTatatcaaacaaataaatttaggaATCGCAGATCCTATTGATTGGGATAAACTCCAAATCGAAGATGAATTGCTGAAAGTtatcattgatttttaaaaaaaaataatcttgtaCCGGATTGGCAGTCTATTTCTCATCTTAACTCCACCTTTAAAGTTTATCTACTCTATTGGGATTCTTTAGAATTGAAAAACGATATACTTTATAAAAAGTGGGAATCTCCTAATCTCTCGAAAATCGTTTGGCAAATTATTGttccaaaaaataaagttaacgACGTTCTTCATGAAGCACATAACTCTTCATCTGACGGGCTTTTTGGAATCAGTGAAACCCTTGACAAAATTCGTCAAAGATTCTATTGGGCAACTTGTAAGCAGGATGTTGAGTTGTGgtgtaaaaattgtaaagtttGTTTCTCGAAAAAAGGTCCTTGTCGTA is a window from the Microplitis demolitor isolate Queensland-Clemson2020A chromosome 4, iyMicDemo2.1a, whole genome shotgun sequence genome containing:
- the LOC103579049 gene encoding mothers against decapentaplegic homolog 3 — encoded protein: MMTSMLPSFNPPIVKRLLGWKKADGEDKWSEKAVKSLVKKLKKSAGLEELEKAITTQNCNTKCITIPRSSPGGVGDNGVQGVRGKGLPHVIYCRLWRWPDLQSHHELKAIDLCEYSFTQKRDEVCVNPYHYQRIQTPVLPAILVPRHNLSGDESVLYNTSFEELSVSVPENTSFHATLNHRYNNQQGISHPSQQQQPNSLYQGMQSMQATSPASVGSIGSIQGSPHPATGSMDPPADTPPPGYISEDGDNIDHNDNMSLSRLSPSPVDAQPVMYCEPAFWCSISYYELNTRVGETFHASQPSITVDGFTDPSNSERFCLGLLSNVNRNTVVEQTRRHIGKGVRLYYIGGEVFAECQSDSSIFVQSPNCNQRYGWHPATVCKIPPGCNLKIFNNQEFAALLSQSVSQGFEAVYQLTRMCTIRMSFVKGWGAEYRRQTVTSTPCWIELHLNGPLQWLDRVLTQMGSPRLPCSSMS